A genome region from Panicum virgatum strain AP13 chromosome 4K, P.virgatum_v5, whole genome shotgun sequence includes the following:
- the LOC120703170 gene encoding uncharacterized protein LOC120703170, whose translation MGNIGDVVPFFGRTFNKIYPLIMVVYTLLVACNFFEHLMEFFGSLKRFKCWTDQEDMDGLDPSGMFILQKERNSMEQGRKVSEHATPLARNFSSIGKDVESGNVPLGEPTVEMTPERTTQTKHSGNIAYQYSSVRDQSSSLKPVEQVQKGISSASINLEAESSEEPPSASTEPESPPAETASRWASMKMGLQNFRASMGSKKFFRLSPSPSLGTNAPSATESLDEIFRKLKRNSSSADADHLDDDGLP comes from the exons ATGGGAAACATTGGTGATGTTGTTCCTTTCTTTGGGAGAACCTTCAACAAAATCTACCCACTCATTATGGTTGTTTATACTCTACTGGTCGCTTGTAATTTCTTTGAGCATCTGATGGAATTTTTTGGGAGCTTAAAAAGGTTCAAGTGCTGGACTGATCAAGAAGATATGGATGGGTTGGATCCATCTGGAATGTTTATTCTGCAGAAAG AGAGAAATTCGATGGAACAGGGACGCAAGGTCAGTGAGCATGCAACTCCACTAGCAAGAAATTTCAGCAGTATAGGCAAAGACGTCGAATCGGGAAATGTACCACTG GGTGAACCGACAGTTGAAATGACTCCAGAACGAACCACCCAAACGAAACACAGTGGCAACATTGCCTACCAATATTCTTCAGTCAGAGACCAAAGCAGCAGTCTGAAACCAGTGGAGCAAGTGCAGAAGGGGATCTCCTCGGCCTCCATCAACCTTGAGGCCGAAAGCTCAGAAGAGCCGCCTTCCGCGAGTACAGAACCAGAATCACCACCAGCTGAAACGGCCTCAAGGTGGGCCTCAATGAAGATGGGTCTTCAGAACTTCAGAGCAAGCATGGGCTCCAAGAAGTTCTTCCGTTTGAGCCCGTCCCCGAGTCTCGGGACGAACGCGCCGTCCGCCACGGAATCGCTCGACGAGATCTTCCGGAAATTGAAACGGAATTCGAGCAGCGCGGATGCGGATCACCTCGACGACGATGGGTTACCctga